A single region of the Triticum dicoccoides isolate Atlit2015 ecotype Zavitan chromosome 2B, WEW_v2.0, whole genome shotgun sequence genome encodes:
- the LOC119363282 gene encoding uncharacterized protein LOC119363282 — protein MMNYLEIKNGEEYLMDTIRIKDNEGNPEEMLVDQPHFLEPICPEEVNEDTRVYPRVGDEYQVEVPNLATEEERMKLRSLPVDGSRMFGFEYPVVVGLTIPVTWTPNTSTHVKGEWREFSGHTLCASEDDHNSHISAIIPRSLPQQSIYPDCQRCKVEYDDHGKKFPKSTGQDMYCLPKSEVLSCSCVKREVSDYIPLPGMSRYVWSVEEGQTLLLGLYIFGKNLVQVTKFIKSKTMGEVLSYYYGEFFKSDAYKRWSACRKVRSRRCILGLRIFSGSRQQELLSRLLAGVAREVQDPLLEVFKTFNEGISDFEQFILCLKSTVGAQVLVEAVGIGKGKYDLTGFALDPSRNHAISGRAEIPIGKACSSLSSGDIIKYLTGDFRLSKAKSNDLFWEAVWPRLLARGWHSEQPKDSSLVGKQALVFLIPGVKKFSRKKLVKGNHYFDSVSDVLRKVASEPRLLDFGVEGDNNGGEVKIAIGWINDVEPDKSTLADKKPASYIRPSEPGCSPELMKFTVVDTSFGQGEEPCKVRSLRNLPTDAGHGYSSSPHSGDSVSVNSEEHSDSEDSSEPYEDLDTNQRETDASCVDKERKNNPPTGDKMAADVLHKISSFPGRVNGHVSVDQCVGTKNNVCSSAGTVLPVGNQRIHATNSSTEINFQFDPRVNPEPQVFLAPMPKRRRLVSFKNERTGRKGTAVSKRHYGKQADTPVQPVPKANEASAGANPFVWSTISSSSTNITFGTNSNHTYCGQLHNVPPNVEVVYKEKAQRKHVIDLNIPQMPSDYESTTSYIQTPSDNNALIMDIPMHPSETKEADDCLPDINTSSNAILSEQLSFNSRRQSTRSRPPTSRALEALACGFMGKQKGGEGNFPSSSRSSRPVRRPRRSTDVTVPFPSDGVGSASHFSDQAITVNEWCMSNNQFQILHSAPSNNSSEKGTLELFGADNSTDKGTREIVWHSVDGMKTSKELHAQQLR, from the exons ATG ATGAATTATCTTGAAATCAAGAACGGAGAAGAATATCTG ATGGATACTATTCGAATCAAGGATAACGAAGGGAATCCTGAAGAGATGCTTGTTGACCAGCcgcattttctagaacccatatgtcCAGAGGAAGTCAATGAAGATACACGAGTATACCCTCGTGTAGGGGATGAGTACCAGGTGGAAGTTCCAAATCTAGCAACAGAAGAGGAACGCATGAAATTAAGGTCTTTGCCAGTTGATGGTAGCAGAATGTTCGGTTTCGAGTATCCTGTAGTGGTTGGATTAACTATTCCAGTCACATGGACCCCAAATACAAGCACTCATGTTAAAGGAGAGTGGAGGGAATTTTCAGGACACACTTTGTGTGCTTCAGAAGATGATCATAACAGCCACATCAGTGCAATTATCCCAAGAAGTTTACCTCAACAAAGCATTTATCCAGATTGTCAGCGCTGTAAAGTTGAATATGATGATCATGGTAAGAAATTCCCAAAATCTACTGGGCAAGATATGTACTGCTTGCCGAAAAGCGAAGTTTTAAGCTGTTCTTGTGTAAAGAGGGAGGTCAGTGATTATATTCCCTTGCCTGGAATGTCAAGATACGTCTGGTCTGTTGAAGAGGGACAGACTTTACTTCTTGGTCTCTACATTTTTGGCAAAAATCTTGTTCAGGTGACGAAATTTATAAAGAGCAAGACAATGGGAGAAGTTCTATCCTACTACTATGGAGAATTTTTTAAGTCTGATGCATATAAACGATGGTCTGCATGTAGAAAAGTAAGAAGCAGGAGATGTATACTTGGGTTGCGTATATTTTCTGGTTCCAGGCAGCAGGAACTGTTGTCACGTTTGCTTGCTGGCGTAGCAAGGGAGGTTCAAGATCCTTTGCTCGAG GTCTTCAAGACATTCAATGAGGGGATATCTGACTTTGAGCAGTTTATTTTATGCTTAAAGTCCACAGTTGGTGCACAGGTTCTTGTAGAAGCAGTTGGAATTGGCAAGGgaaagtatgacttgactggatttgCATTAGATCCTAGTAGAAACCATGCTATTTCGGGCCGTGCAGAAATACCTATTGGCAAGGCTTGCTCATCACTTTCGTCTGGAGATATCATAAAATATTTGACTGGTGATTTCAGACTAAGCAAGGCAAAATCTAATGATCTATTTTGGGAAGCTGTCTGGCCTCGCTTACTTGCGAGAGGGTGGCACTCCGAGCAGCCGAAAGATTCCTCACTAGTCGGTAAGCAGGCCTTAGTCTTCCTCATTCCAGGTGTAAAGAAATTTTCCAGAAAGAAACTCGTCAAAGGAAATCATTACTTTGATTCTGTCAGCGATGTGTTGAGAAAAGTTGCATCTGAACCGAGGCTGCTTGATTTTGGAGTTGAAGGTGATAATAATGGAGGTGAGGTTAAGATTGCAATTGGATGGATCAATGATGTTGAACCTGACAAAAGCACACTTGCTGACAAGAAACCTGCTTCGTATATCCGGCCCAGTGAACCAGGGTGTTCCCCCGAGCTTATGAAATTTACTGTGGTGGACACTAGTTTTGGTCAAGGGGAAGAACCATGTAAGGTAAGGTCACTAAGAAATCTACCTACAGATGCCGGTCATGGCTACAGTTCTTCACCACATTCTGGCGATTCTGTCAGTGTGAACTCAGAAGAACATTCAGATTCAGAAGACAGTTCTGAACCTTATGAAGATCTGGATACCAATCAGAGGGAAACTGATGCAAGCTGTGTTGACAAGGAGAGAAAAAACAATCCCCCAACTGGTGATAAGATGGCTGCTGATGTACTTCATAAGATTTCTTCCTTTCCAGGCAGAGTCAATGGTCACGTTTCAGTTGATCAATGTGTTGGCACAAAGAATAATGTCTGCTCTTCGGCTGGAACAGTTCTTCCTGTTGGTAATCAGAGGATACATGCTACTAATTCTTCAACTGAAATTAATTTTCAGTTTGATCCAAGAGTAAATCCTGAACCTCAAGTTTTCTTAGCACCTATGCCAAAGAGAAGAAGGTTAGTTTCTTTCAAGAATGAAAGAACTGGTCGCAAAGGAACTGCTGTCAGTAAAAGACATTACGGGAAGCAAGCTGACACCCCAGTGCAACCTGTGCCTAAAGCAAATGAAGCAAGTGCAGGGGCCAACCCTTTTGTATGGAGCACAATTTCAAGCTCATCAACCAACATAACCTTTGGCACTAATAGCAATCACACATATTGCGGACAGCTTCACAATGTGCCCCCTAATGTTGAAGTGGTTTACAAGGAAAAAGCTCAACGTAAGCATGTTATTGATCTGAATATCCCTCAAATGCCTTCTGATTATGAGTCGACTACAAGTTATATCCAAACTCCATCTGACAATAATGCACTAATCATGGACATACCTATGCATCCCTCAGAAACCAAGGAGGCGGATGACTGCCTGCCAGATATCAATACCTCTAGTAATGCAATCTTGAGCGAGCAGCTTTCTTTCAACTCGAGGAGGCAGAGTACCAGAAGCCGCCCACCAACATCCCGAGCTCTGGAAGCTCTTGCATGTGGCTTTATGGGGAAGCAGAAAGGTGGGGAGGGAAATTTCCCATCTTCTAGCAGGAGCAGCAGACCTGTCCGACGACCACGAAGATCAACTGATGTTACAGTTCCATTTCCTTCTGATGGTGTCGGGAGTGCTTCTCATTTTAGTGACCAAGCCATCACTGTCAATGAGTGGTGCATGAGTAATAATCAGTTTCAAATACTTCACAGCGCCCCCTCAAATAACTCCAGTGAAAAAGGGACTCTTGAATTGTTTGGGGCAGACAACTCTACTGATAAAGGAACTCGTGAAATTGTCTGGCATTCTGTAGATGGCATGAAAACGAGTAAGGAGCTACATGCGCAGCAATTGCGTTGA
- the LOC119363283 gene encoding nodulation receptor kinase-like, protein MVARFPLLLLVFSAQLLITSAAAAASPHGLAQVDVAKRLKEELWENNPEHEMLKSWNGGDPCSPSAWEGFSCRLLDGNQVVAKLNFSSKELQGPIPAVIGNLTDLTEIDLQGNNFTGSVPESFSALTHLLKLSVKCNPLLSNQLPDGLSTNLDFSDGGCAAGEYHSPPGAANQRTFVVSGLAGGSLACTFALGLFFTCFNKRERRSQKSDCASTTNPVFEERSIHITTNPAVQQLSYKSIQSATNHFKKLIGGGGFGAVYQGTLTHGQQVAVKVRSPASTQGTREFNNELRLLSTVWHENLVPLIGYCCEKDQQILVYPLMSNGSLQDRLYGEASKRKVLDWPTRISVCIGAARGLVYLHNFAGRCIIHRDVKSSNILLDQSMCGKVADFGFSKYAPQEGDSVASMEVRGTAGYLDPEYYSTQVLSTKSDVFSFGVVLLEIVTGREPLDVQRPRSEWSLVEWAKPYIRDFRIEEIVDPGIKGQYCSEAMWRVLEVATACTESFSTFRPSMEDIARELEDALIIENNASEYMRSMESTGTFGSNRYLSIDRKMFASGSARIDPAKFASGSGRIDAGKGPLQTMPSLPR, encoded by the exons ATGGTCGCTcgcttccccctcctcctcctcgtcttctccgCGCAGCTCCTgatcacctccgccgccgccgccgcgtcgccccaTGGACTCGCCCAAG TGGATGTGGCGAAGCGACTCAAGGAAGAGCTATGGGAAAACAACCCAGAACATGAGATGCTCAAGTCATGGAATGGAGGAGACCCGTGTTCCCCATCTGCCTGGGAAGGGTTCTCTTGCCGATTACTAGATGGCAACCAGGTCGTAGCTAAGCT GAACTTTTCTTCCAAGGAACTACAAGGGCCAATTCCTGCCGTGATCGGTAACCTGACGGATCTAACTGAGAT TGATCTGCAGGGCAATAACTTCACTGGGTCTGTTCCGGAATCTTTCTCTGCTCTCACTCACCTGCTGAAGCT GTCAGTGAAGTGCAACCCCTTGTTGAGCAATCAGCTACCTGATGGCCTGTCTACCAACCTGGATTTCAG CGATGGAGGCTGTGCTGCTGGAGAGTACCATAGTCCACCTGGAGCTGCCAATCAGAGAACATTTGTTGTTAGCGGTCTTGCTGGGGGATCTTTGGCATGTACTTTTGCACTTGGATTGTTCTTCACTTGTTTCAACAAACGCGAACGACGCTCTCAGAAATCAGACTGTGCTTCTACAACAA ATCCTGTTTTTGAAGAACGCAGCATCCATATAACTACAAATCCTGCAGTACAACAGTTGTCCTACAAATCGATCCAGAGCGCAACAAATCACTTCAAGAAACTGATAGGAGGGGGTGGGTTTGGAGCTGTTTATCAAGGTACTCTAACACATGGCCAACAAGTCGCAGTAAAAGTCCGTTCACCTGCATCGACTCAGGGAACACGCGAGTTTAACAATGAG TTACGGCTACTTTCTACTGTGTGGCATGAAAACTTGGTCCCTCTAATTGGCTATTGCTGTGAAAAGGATCAACAGATTTTGGTTTATCCACTCATGTCCAATGGCTCACTACAGGATCGCCTCTACG GTGAGGCATCAAAACGAAAAGTTCTTGATTGGCCAACCAGAATATCAGTTTGCATTGGCGCTGCTAGAG GACTAGTATACCTTCACAATTTTGCTGGCCGCTGTATCATACACAGAGATGTTAAGTCTAGCAACATACTTCTGGATCAGAGCATGTGTGGCAAGGTTGCCGACTTTGGGTTTTCAAAGTATGCGCCTCAAGAAGGCGACAGTGTTGCATCAATGGAAGTGAGAGGCACTGCTGGATACTTGGATCCTGA ATACTATTCCACTCAGGTGTTATCGACCAAGAGCGACGTGTTCAGCTTTGGGGTGGTTCTCTTAGAAATCGTGACCGGAAGGGAGCCTCTCGACGTTCAGAGGCCTCGGAGCGAATGGAGCTTAGTCGAGTGG GCAAAGCCATACATACGGGACTTCAGGATCGAGGAGATCGTGGACCCCGGCATAAAGGGGCAGTACTGCTCGGAGGCCATGTGGAGGGTGCTGGAGGTGGCCACGGCGTGCACCGAGTCCTTCTCGACCTTCCGGCCGAGCATGGAGGACATCGCGCGGGAGCTGGAGGACGCGCTCATCATCGAGAACAACGCGTCCGAGTACATGCGGTCCATGGAGAGCACCGGCACCTTCGGCTCCAACCGCTACCTGTCCATCGACAGGAAGATGTTCGCGTCGGGCTCGGCCCGGATCGACCCGGCCAAGTTCGCGTCGGGCTCCGGCCGGATCGACGCCGGCAAAGGGCCTCTGCAGACCATGCCTTCGCTTCCGAGGTAG